A genomic segment from Bosea sp. OAE506 encodes:
- a CDS encoding peptide ABC transporter substrate-binding protein: protein MTKIADGHILPMPAIHRRDLLALGAGGLLAASGLGSARAQTKAAPPPPSKPTGQVVVGLSQEPTAFNPLMPGIEVDETVWMQIFNTLWVADPKGNLIPDLAVEIPSETNGGISDGGLAWKVKLREGVTWHDGTPFTAEDVKYTLELIVAPGFKSRTRVGHAFVRDIKVTGPLEISWRMEKAYAPYLALLSNTYIVPKHLLEKAADPNTAPYNAAPVGTGPFKWGTRTPGDNIQLVANEKFHGKGPYLERAVLKYVPDQTALYAQFRTGQVDLIIGTGIPANFYAEAVKLPGRKVVKVPSASLEILMPNLEHPVLKDKAVRKALYASINKQAIIDIIYYGLHIPTESFAPQDSWAYNPGLPKQTYDLALANKILDDAGWKRSGSGTRMKDGVPLTFAVSTTTGAALREQTQQLMMQDWAQIGVKMTINNMPAAVIWGDFYTRSKFDSLVVGTAFRTVIDPDPAHRFGSDAIPAKSGNGANQMQWQNAEADALMKEGQTTFDQAKRKAIYFKLQELVREELPILPIYQYAPVEGYKEGLIGFEPNVNARQNTWNMGSWYWAR from the coding sequence ATGACCAAGATCGCCGACGGCCACATCCTGCCCATGCCTGCCATCCACCGGCGCGACCTGCTCGCGCTCGGCGCCGGCGGCCTTCTCGCCGCCTCGGGCCTGGGCAGCGCCCGCGCCCAGACCAAGGCCGCCCCGCCCCCGCCGTCCAAGCCCACCGGCCAGGTCGTCGTCGGCCTGTCGCAGGAGCCGACCGCCTTCAACCCGCTGATGCCGGGCATCGAGGTCGACGAGACCGTCTGGATGCAGATCTTCAACACGCTCTGGGTGGCCGATCCCAAGGGCAACCTGATCCCCGACCTCGCGGTCGAGATCCCCAGCGAGACGAATGGCGGCATCTCCGATGGCGGCCTGGCCTGGAAGGTGAAGCTGCGCGAAGGCGTGACCTGGCATGACGGCACGCCCTTCACCGCCGAAGACGTCAAATACACGCTCGAACTGATCGTCGCGCCGGGCTTCAAGAGCCGCACGCGCGTCGGCCATGCTTTCGTCAGGGACATCAAGGTCACCGGGCCGCTGGAGATCTCCTGGCGGATGGAGAAGGCTTATGCGCCCTATCTGGCGCTGCTCTCCAACACCTATATCGTGCCCAAGCACCTGCTCGAGAAGGCGGCGGACCCGAACACGGCCCCCTATAACGCCGCTCCCGTCGGCACCGGCCCGTTCAAATGGGGCACGCGCACGCCCGGCGACAACATCCAGCTCGTCGCCAACGAGAAGTTCCACGGCAAGGGCCCCTATCTGGAGCGCGCCGTCCTCAAATACGTGCCCGACCAGACCGCGCTCTACGCGCAGTTCCGCACGGGCCAGGTCGACCTCATCATCGGCACCGGCATCCCGGCGAATTTCTATGCCGAGGCGGTCAAGCTGCCGGGCCGGAAGGTCGTCAAGGTGCCGAGCGCCTCGCTCGAGATCCTGATGCCGAACCTCGAGCACCCGGTGCTGAAGGACAAGGCGGTGCGCAAGGCGCTCTACGCCTCGATCAACAAGCAGGCGATCATCGACATCATCTATTACGGCCTGCACATCCCGACCGAATCCTTCGCGCCGCAGGATTCCTGGGCCTATAATCCGGGCCTGCCGAAGCAGACCTACGACCTCGCGCTGGCCAACAAGATCCTCGACGATGCCGGCTGGAAGCGCTCCGGTTCGGGCACCCGGATGAAGGACGGCGTGCCGCTGACCTTCGCCGTGTCGACCACGACGGGCGCGGCGCTGCGCGAGCAGACCCAGCAGCTGATGATGCAGGACTGGGCGCAGATCGGCGTCAAGATGACGATCAACAACATGCCGGCGGCGGTGATCTGGGGCGATTTCTACACCCGCTCCAAGTTCGACTCGCTCGTCGTCGGCACGGCGTTCCGGACCGTAATCGACCCGGATCCGGCTCATCGCTTCGGCTCGGATGCGATCCCCGCCAAGTCCGGCAACGGCGCCAACCAGATGCAGTGGCAGAATGCCGAGGCCGACGCGCTGATGAAGGAGGGCCAGACCACCTTCGACCAGGCGAAGCGCAAGGCGATCTATTTCAAGCTGCAGGAACTCGTCCGCGAGGAGCTGCCGATCCTGCCGATCTACCAGTACGCTCCGGTCGAGGGCTACAAGGAAGGCCTGATCGGCTTCGAGCCCAACGTCAACGCCCGCCAGAACACCTGGAACATGGGCAGCTGGTACTGGGCGCGCTGA
- a CDS encoding ABC transporter permease, translating to MSGFLLQRLMQAILLLLIVSMIGFAILHLAPGGPLSQFAAGGEMNQEDLDRIIEQLGLNRPMPVQYAEWLWRMLKGDWGLSYRDQQPVLHIIAGHLGPTLELMLTSTLLAMVIGAWIGIIGAVKRYSLFDGIATIGTMIALSIPTFWFGLVVIYVFSVGLGWLPSGNRFTIGDGSFLNRLHHLIGPCIVLALVSTAVWSRYMRSSMLDVINQDFVRTARAKGVPERRILMTHVLRNALLPMITITGLHVPSLLSGALVTETVFTWPGMGRLFLDSISYRDYPVVMGILMFTAVMVLLGSLLADLLYGVADPRIARSGR from the coding sequence ATGAGCGGCTTTCTTCTGCAGAGACTGATGCAGGCCATCCTGCTGCTGCTCATCGTCTCGATGATCGGCTTCGCGATCCTGCATCTGGCCCCGGGCGGGCCGCTGTCGCAATTCGCGGCCGGCGGCGAGATGAACCAGGAGGATCTCGACCGCATCATCGAGCAACTCGGCCTGAACCGGCCGATGCCGGTGCAATATGCCGAGTGGCTCTGGCGGATGCTGAAGGGCGACTGGGGCCTCTCCTATCGCGACCAGCAGCCCGTCCTGCACATCATCGCCGGCCATCTCGGGCCGACGCTGGAGCTGATGCTAACCTCGACGCTGCTCGCCATGGTGATCGGCGCGTGGATCGGCATCATCGGCGCGGTGAAGCGCTATTCGCTCTTCGACGGCATCGCGACGATCGGCACCATGATCGCGCTCTCGATCCCGACCTTCTGGTTCGGGCTCGTGGTGATCTATGTCTTCTCGGTCGGTCTCGGCTGGCTGCCTTCGGGCAACCGCTTCACCATCGGCGACGGCTCCTTCCTGAATCGGCTGCACCATCTGATCGGGCCCTGCATCGTGCTGGCGCTGGTCTCGACCGCGGTCTGGAGCCGCTACATGCGCTCCTCGATGCTGGACGTGATCAACCAGGATTTCGTCCGCACCGCCCGCGCCAAGGGCGTGCCGGAGCGGCGCATCCTGATGACGCATGTACTGCGCAACGCGCTGCTGCCGATGATCACCATCACCGGCCTGCATGTGCCCTCGCTGCTCTCGGGCGCGCTCGTCACCGAGACGGTGTTCACCTGGCCGGGGATGGGGCGCCTCTTCCTCGATTCGATCAGCTATCGCGACTACCCCGTCGTGATGGGCATCCTGATGTTCACGGCCGTGATGGTCCTGCTCGGCAGCCTGCTCGCCGACCTGCTCTACGGCGTCGCCGATCCCCGCATCGCCAGGAGCGGCCGATGA